One region of Streptomyces sp. NBC_00271 genomic DNA includes:
- the istA gene encoding IS21 family transposase, which yields MLTWEEDVDAHALRRQGWSISAIARHLGHDRKTIRAYLNGERVSGYRRQSPDAFTPFLEYCRQRLSDDPHLWATTLFDEIVELGYAGGYSTFTRALRRYQARPHCEPCRASSGRDVAIIAHPPGEEIQFDWVELPDPPEEWGVGSHAHLLVGALAHSGRWRAVLAEAETFPHLVQALDAVLRRLGGTSRRWRFDRMATVCHPPTGRLLPTFAAVAKYYGAGVDICPPRRGNRKGVVEKANHSAAQRWWRTVPDGISIEAGQNGIDKLAIQMDGRRRKIDGLSTTAGALAETEPLLELPTRPFPAELEQTRTVSPQALVSFAGNFYSVPPGLTGSQVIVRTRLGEDTLHVITAGRAIVAEHRRARDGAGQTIRDAGHVIALERAVLASFSDKAPCRTKVRRPPSPAALAEAERLRGQSKSDVANRVVIDLAHYAAVADQLRQNPTHDNQERESE from the coding sequence ATGCTCACCTGGGAGGAAGACGTGGATGCTCATGCGCTGCGTCGTCAAGGCTGGTCGATCTCGGCGATCGCCCGGCATCTTGGCCACGACCGCAAAACCATCCGCGCCTATCTCAACGGCGAGCGCGTGTCGGGGTATCGACGTCAGTCGCCGGACGCATTCACGCCGTTCCTGGAGTACTGCCGCCAGCGGCTGAGCGATGACCCACATCTGTGGGCGACGACGCTCTTCGACGAGATCGTTGAACTCGGTTACGCTGGCGGCTACTCCACATTCACCCGGGCTCTGCGCCGCTACCAGGCCCGTCCGCACTGCGAACCCTGCCGGGCCTCGAGCGGGCGCGATGTCGCGATCATCGCCCACCCGCCGGGCGAGGAGATCCAGTTCGACTGGGTCGAACTCCCTGACCCGCCCGAGGAGTGGGGCGTCGGTTCCCATGCTCACCTCCTGGTCGGTGCCCTCGCGCACTCGGGCCGATGGCGGGCCGTGCTGGCCGAGGCCGAGACCTTTCCGCACCTGGTTCAGGCTCTCGATGCCGTGCTGAGGCGCCTGGGCGGGACATCGCGGCGGTGGCGCTTCGACCGGATGGCGACCGTCTGTCATCCGCCGACCGGACGGCTCTTGCCGACCTTCGCGGCCGTCGCGAAGTACTACGGGGCCGGAGTTGATATCTGCCCGCCCCGTCGCGGCAACCGCAAGGGCGTCGTGGAGAAGGCCAACCACTCCGCGGCCCAACGCTGGTGGCGCACCGTCCCCGACGGCATCAGCATCGAGGCCGGACAGAACGGTATCGACAAGCTGGCGATTCAGATGGACGGCCGCCGACGCAAGATCGACGGACTGTCGACCACCGCCGGCGCGCTCGCCGAGACAGAGCCGCTGCTGGAACTGCCGACCCGGCCGTTCCCCGCTGAGCTGGAGCAGACCCGCACCGTCAGCCCGCAGGCACTGGTCTCCTTCGCCGGGAACTTCTACTCCGTCCCGCCCGGACTGACCGGGTCCCAGGTCATCGTCCGCACCCGGCTCGGCGAGGACACCCTGCACGTGATCACGGCCGGTCGAGCGATTGTCGCCGAGCACCGCCGGGCACGGGACGGGGCCGGACAGACCATCCGCGATGCTGGACATGTCATTGCCCTCGAACGCGCGGTGCTGGCCTCCTTCTCCGACAAGGCGCCCTGCCGCACCAAGGTCCGTCGGCCACCATCTCCTGCGGCCCTGGCAGAAGCCGAACGCCTCCGCGGCCAGAGTAAATCGGACGTCGCGAACCGGGTCGTGATCGACCTGGCCCACTATGCCGCCGTCGCCGACCAGCTACGGCAGAACCCCACCCACGACAACCAGGAGCGTGAGAGTGAGTGA
- a CDS encoding sigma-70 family RNA polymerase sigma factor: protein MGWTALGAEKADEREQSVYISYNEHVPALFTYVCRLVGGDRHKAEDIVQETLLRCWNKFDHEHREVLRPWLFRVARNLVIDGHRKINSRPPEVDGAPWLEQEAAEIDEIERMLSAVVVDDALKALSPAHREVLYQTYFVGLTLEEVARALDVPLGTVKSRLYYGLRALHLAIEERGAKAPPKKVTPSSPTTPGRGSRGRLSRSLAGE, encoded by the coding sequence GTGGGCTGGACAGCTTTGGGAGCAGAAAAGGCCGATGAGCGTGAGCAAAGTGTGTACATCAGCTACAACGAACACGTACCTGCCCTGTTCACGTATGTCTGCCGACTGGTAGGAGGCGATCGGCACAAGGCCGAGGACATCGTCCAGGAGACGCTTTTGCGATGCTGGAACAAGTTTGACCACGAGCACAGGGAGGTGTTGCGGCCCTGGCTGTTCAGGGTCGCCCGTAACCTTGTGATCGATGGTCACCGCAAGATCAACTCGCGGCCGCCCGAGGTCGACGGCGCCCCCTGGCTCGAGCAGGAAGCCGCGGAGATCGACGAGATCGAGCGGATGCTCTCCGCGGTCGTCGTCGATGACGCGCTCAAAGCGCTTTCACCGGCGCACCGTGAGGTCTTGTACCAGACGTACTTCGTCGGCCTGACGCTCGAAGAGGTCGCGCGGGCCCTCGACGTCCCCCTCGGTACCGTTAAGTCGCGCCTGTACTACGGCCTGCGCGCGCTTCACCTCGCAATCGAGGAGCGAGGGGCCAAGGCTCCCCCGAAAAAGGTGACACCGAGTTCTCCGACCACACCCGGTCGAGGTAGCCGGGGGCGGCTCAGCCGAAGCCTTGCCGGCGAGTGA
- a CDS encoding transposase, translating to MATTHSTVQDVEMTAIIHDDLAKRELLPREHIVDSGYVTPAHIERAARVHGITLLGPVVPDNSRQATAGSGFSKSAFPVDWDRRQATCPQGAVSREWRPLRISGHDYIQVKFAKADCQACPVRPQCTTSATRPRALALLPTLHEIQKRNRLDQTTEEWQRRYAIRAGIEATLSQNVRAHGLRRSRYRGLAKTHVQHVLTALACNVARIADWINTPSTAHRRSSHFRALCTAAT from the coding sequence GTGGCCACGACACACTCGACCGTGCAGGACGTCGAGATGACCGCGATCATCCATGACGACCTCGCCAAGCGCGAGTTACTGCCGCGCGAGCACATCGTGGACAGCGGTTACGTCACGCCGGCGCACATCGAGCGGGCGGCACGGGTGCACGGCATCACCCTGCTCGGCCCGGTTGTCCCCGACAACAGCCGCCAGGCCACGGCCGGTTCGGGTTTCAGCAAGTCGGCCTTCCCCGTCGACTGGGACCGCCGGCAGGCCACCTGCCCCCAGGGCGCGGTCAGCCGGGAGTGGAGACCCCTGCGGATCAGCGGACACGACTACATCCAGGTCAAGTTCGCCAAAGCCGACTGCCAGGCCTGCCCGGTCCGCCCACAGTGCACCACCTCCGCCACCCGGCCAAGAGCCCTCGCCCTGCTACCCACCCTCCACGAGATCCAAAAGCGCAACCGGCTCGACCAGACCACCGAAGAGTGGCAGCGCCGCTACGCGATCCGAGCCGGCATCGAAGCCACCCTCTCGCAGAACGTCCGCGCCCACGGCCTGCGCCGCTCCCGCTACCGCGGGCTGGCGAAAACCCACGTCCAGCACGTACTCACCGCGCTGGCCTGCAACGTCGCCCGCATCGCCGACTGGATCAACACCCCATCCACAGCCCACCGCCGATCAAGCCACTTCCGTGCACTGTGCACCGCAGCCACCTGA
- a CDS encoding cytochrome P450 — protein MTSDPAVGAVPPPGCPAHSGAGVSSRTPLYKPEFAADPVGTYAALRRFGPVVPVELAPGVEASMVIGYETALRVLRDPGTFSKDPRRWRALAEGTIGPDSPVMPMMEYRPSCMFTEGEEHRRRRAVVDDSLKRVDPLALRTYVETTADTLIDSFQEAGEADLLSNYAAVLPLLVLTRMIGCPAAYGERLFVAMRAIFEAGADAKCAHGEALQCLNELIAFKRATPGPDVISWMMAHPVALTDEEMVHELSVLFGAGTEPEQNLIANVLRLLLSDDRFAGSLSGGSLPIEDALDEVLWKDPPMANYCVHYPVHDVVLEGTRLRQGDPVIISLAAANNDPAQASNHRVGNRAHLAWSAGPHACPAQGSARLIATVAIEKLLDRLPDVELVVPVAELKWRPGPFHRALTALPVRFEPVKDSAWADRLPDEAPRSAPSPASTPVMQPSATHVAPDVAAPHPIVPDHGGWSARRIWERLIGRQQGR, from the coding sequence ATGACTTCCGACCCTGCCGTCGGCGCGGTACCCCCACCGGGTTGTCCAGCACACTCGGGCGCCGGCGTCAGTTCCCGGACCCCGCTGTACAAACCGGAGTTCGCCGCCGACCCCGTCGGCACCTATGCCGCACTGCGCCGGTTCGGACCGGTGGTACCGGTCGAGCTCGCCCCCGGTGTGGAGGCCTCGATGGTGATCGGTTACGAAACCGCACTCAGAGTGCTGCGCGACCCCGGGACCTTCAGCAAGGACCCCCGCCGGTGGCGTGCACTGGCCGAGGGGACCATCGGGCCGGACAGCCCGGTCATGCCGATGATGGAGTACCGGCCCAGTTGCATGTTCACCGAGGGGGAGGAACACCGCAGACGGCGTGCCGTGGTGGACGACAGCCTGAAGCGGGTCGATCCCCTCGCACTGCGTACGTACGTCGAGACCACAGCCGACACGCTCATCGACAGCTTCCAGGAGGCTGGTGAAGCGGACCTGCTCAGCAACTACGCGGCGGTGCTGCCGCTACTTGTACTGACCCGGATGATCGGCTGCCCCGCCGCCTACGGTGAGCGGCTGTTCGTGGCGATGCGCGCGATCTTCGAGGCAGGGGCCGATGCCAAGTGCGCGCACGGAGAGGCGTTGCAGTGCCTCAATGAACTGATCGCTTTCAAGCGGGCGACCCCTGGGCCCGACGTGATCTCCTGGATGATGGCCCATCCGGTGGCACTCACCGACGAGGAGATGGTCCATGAGCTGTCCGTACTCTTCGGGGCGGGCACCGAGCCCGAGCAGAACCTGATAGCAAACGTGCTTCGGCTGCTGCTCTCCGACGACCGGTTCGCCGGCAGCCTGTCCGGTGGCAGTCTGCCGATCGAGGACGCTCTCGACGAGGTTCTGTGGAAGGACCCGCCGATGGCCAACTACTGCGTGCACTACCCGGTACACGATGTCGTCTTGGAGGGGACCCGGCTGCGCCAGGGTGATCCCGTGATCATCAGTCTGGCCGCCGCCAACAACGATCCCGCGCAGGCGTCCAACCATCGTGTCGGGAATCGCGCACACCTTGCCTGGAGTGCGGGTCCACACGCGTGTCCGGCGCAAGGTTCGGCCCGGCTCATCGCCACGGTCGCCATCGAGAAGCTCCTGGACAGGCTGCCCGATGTGGAACTCGTCGTACCCGTCGCAGAGCTGAAATGGCGGCCGGGCCCCTTCCACCGCGCGCTGACCGCGCTCCCGGTGCGCTTCGAACCGGTGAAGGACTCGGCTTGGGCGGACAGGCTCCCCGATGAGGCCCCGCGGAGCGCGCCCAGTCCTGCTTCCACGCCGGTCATGCAGCCGTCGGCGACCCACGTTGCCCCAGACGTTGCCGCGCCTCATCCGATCGTGCCCGACCACGGTGGCTGGAGCGCGAGGCGCATCTGGGAGCGTCTGATAGGCCGTCAGCAGGGGCGGTGA
- a CDS encoding GTP-binding protein gives MVSALVSDHGHLPDTVRISVKLLVVGHFAVGKTTFVHTLSEIRPLRTEEVMTQAGALIDDLTGVQGKTTTTVAMDFGRLTLSDRLVMYLFGAPGQQRFIHLWNDMSRGALGALVLADTRRLEQSFDVMGRLEEQGLPYAVAVNTFDNAPRYPEPELRDALDLLPETPLVSCDARDPKSSTQALITLVEYLQTRIPQERA, from the coding sequence ATGGTCTCCGCGCTCGTCTCTGACCATGGTCATCTGCCGGACACGGTGCGGATCTCGGTGAAGCTTCTGGTGGTCGGGCACTTCGCGGTCGGCAAGACTACTTTCGTCCACACCCTTTCCGAGATCAGACCGTTGAGAACTGAGGAGGTCATGACCCAGGCCGGCGCCCTGATCGACGACCTCACGGGAGTTCAGGGGAAGACCACCACCACGGTGGCCATGGACTTCGGCCGCCTGACGCTCAGCGACCGCCTGGTGATGTACCTGTTCGGGGCACCCGGACAGCAGCGTTTTATCCACCTGTGGAACGACATGTCACGTGGAGCATTGGGGGCGCTGGTGCTCGCCGACACGCGCCGCCTCGAGCAGTCCTTCGACGTCATGGGAAGGCTGGAGGAGCAGGGACTGCCCTACGCCGTGGCGGTGAACACCTTCGACAACGCCCCGAGGTATCCCGAACCCGAGCTTCGCGATGCTCTTGACCTGCTCCCTGAGACACCGCTCGTCAGTTGTGACGCCCGTGATCCGAAGTCCTCCACCCAAGCTCTGATCACACTCGTCGAATACCTCCAGACCCGTATCCCCCAGGAGCGCGCATGA
- a CDS encoding DUF742 domain-containing protein, giving the protein MTPLRRERQGLVRPYVVTEGRAHPTRNTLDLVTLVIATDKNVSALSPEKRRLVQLCRAGALSVAEIAAFLSLPVSVTKVLIGDLVDSSHILTRSPIPSAWLPEAEILQEVLNGLRARL; this is encoded by the coding sequence ATGACCCCGCTGAGGCGTGAGAGACAAGGCCTGGTACGGCCGTACGTGGTCACCGAGGGCCGAGCCCATCCGACGCGCAACACCCTCGATCTGGTGACGCTGGTCATTGCCACCGACAAGAACGTGAGTGCGCTGAGTCCGGAGAAGCGCCGCCTCGTGCAGTTGTGCCGTGCAGGTGCGCTCTCGGTCGCAGAGATCGCCGCGTTCCTGAGTCTGCCGGTCAGCGTCACCAAGGTGCTCATCGGAGACCTGGTGGATAGCAGCCATATCCTGACTCGTTCCCCCATTCCCTCGGCTTGGCTCCCCGAGGCCGAGATACTGCAGGAGGTGCTCAATGGTCTCCGCGCTCGTCTCTGA
- a CDS encoding roadblock/LC7 domain-containing protein → MNKIMNDKLGWMLDDALEVPEARHAILLSADGMLRAHSKGISRDEADRQAAALSGLQSISRSTAEFCGQSETPWRQTLIEFVDGFVFLVAAGPGAYLAVSTSDKVDMEAVTFRMHKLVDRLGKELTTPPRRMDSLA, encoded by the coding sequence ATGAACAAGATCATGAACGACAAGCTGGGCTGGATGCTCGACGACGCTCTGGAGGTACCCGAAGCGCGTCATGCCATTCTGCTCTCTGCGGACGGGATGTTGCGCGCGCATTCCAAGGGCATCAGCCGGGACGAGGCGGACAGGCAGGCCGCGGCGCTGTCAGGTCTGCAGTCGATCAGCCGCAGCACCGCCGAGTTCTGTGGGCAATCCGAGACACCGTGGCGGCAGACCCTGATCGAGTTCGTCGACGGTTTCGTCTTCCTCGTTGCGGCCGGCCCCGGGGCGTATCTGGCGGTTTCCACCTCCGACAAGGTAGACATGGAGGCGGTCACCTTCCGCATGCACAAACTTGTCGACCGCCTCGGCAAGGAGTTGACCACGCCCCCCCGGCGCATGGACAGCCTTGCATGA
- a CDS encoding ATP-binding protein, translating into MTSDIPEAAFWIPAVAAVVSLFLLARRHRGAAALKARCSALEAGLLARDEEMGHLTAVRLPAILELSDRSESVPGLLHPQLTATPFARSVEQVADMVVRSEESTQRRATQAATAALKASMRVLQGLANEQQLAISEMQETHDDPQVLHDLLGIDHMNAQFSRRAQAISVLCGSWPGRQRAAAPLVDVVRGATSRIRDYRRVQVYEQVDSAVVSRAVEPAVLVVAELLDNAARHSQPNTMVQVSLQPAHNGVSMVIDDAGVGLRRREIERAQALLSGQQEVDVSRLGDPPQFGFAVIGLLAARYGFSVSVDTQSPYGGVRAVVFLPSALLTPLGAQTETRTDASADVSRTAEQDFAETQPVLHTESALHLPKRRRRQPVAAPSSTAAQPEQGSAEVRSANDAAALLGAFSRGTRSGRGFTPDAEGTRDA; encoded by the coding sequence ATGACATCAGACATACCAGAGGCGGCATTCTGGATCCCGGCTGTCGCCGCGGTCGTGTCCCTGTTCCTGCTGGCGCGCCGGCACCGGGGGGCTGCCGCGCTGAAAGCGCGGTGTTCCGCCCTCGAAGCCGGACTGCTCGCCCGAGACGAGGAGATGGGGCACCTGACCGCGGTACGACTTCCCGCGATTTTGGAGTTGTCCGACCGCTCCGAGTCGGTGCCCGGTCTCCTGCACCCGCAGCTCACCGCCACACCGTTCGCGCGGAGCGTCGAGCAGGTGGCGGACATGGTTGTTCGGTCCGAAGAATCGACGCAAAGGCGTGCCACCCAGGCAGCGACGGCGGCGCTGAAGGCGTCGATGCGCGTGCTCCAGGGTCTTGCCAACGAGCAGCAACTGGCGATCTCGGAAATGCAGGAGACCCACGACGATCCGCAGGTGCTCCATGATCTGCTGGGAATCGACCACATGAACGCGCAGTTCAGTCGTCGAGCGCAGGCCATCTCGGTCCTCTGCGGCTCATGGCCGGGGCGGCAACGAGCCGCCGCGCCGCTCGTTGACGTGGTGCGCGGCGCGACGTCCCGGATCCGTGACTATCGACGCGTTCAGGTCTACGAGCAGGTGGACAGCGCAGTCGTCAGCCGCGCTGTGGAGCCCGCTGTACTGGTCGTTGCGGAACTGCTGGACAACGCCGCACGGCATTCCCAACCCAACACCATGGTCCAGGTGAGCCTCCAACCGGCGCACAACGGCGTCTCGATGGTGATCGACGACGCCGGAGTGGGATTGCGCCGACGGGAGATCGAGAGGGCGCAGGCCCTTCTTTCCGGGCAGCAGGAGGTGGACGTCAGCAGACTTGGCGACCCGCCACAGTTCGGTTTCGCGGTGATCGGTCTGCTCGCGGCCCGCTACGGATTCAGTGTCTCCGTGGATACCCAGTCCCCCTACGGAGGAGTACGCGCGGTCGTGTTCCTGCCGAGTGCACTACTAACCCCCCTGGGCGCCCAGACCGAGACCCGAACGGACGCATCAGCAGACGTATCGCGGACGGCGGAGCAGGACTTCGCTGAGACGCAACCGGTTCTCCACACGGAATCGGCCCTCCACCTGCCGAAGCGCCGCCGTCGCCAGCCGGTTGCCGCGCCCTCCTCCACAGCCGCCCAGCCGGAGCAGGGCTCGGCGGAAGTCCGTTCCGCAAATGACGCCGCTGCCCTCCTGGGGGCCTTCTCCCGTGGCACCCGATCCGGCCGCGGATTCACCCCGGACGCCGAAGGAACACGTGACGCATGA
- a CDS encoding alpha/beta fold hydrolase has translation MKNFIRPWRIALTMLMATALIAATTSLITTSTAAASPETAGARPPAGFAEHIAHVNGINVDYVRGGHGPTLVLLHGYPETWYEWKAVMPALAKHYTVIAPDLRGAGRSSAPRDGYDKKTMAEDLHALLVRLGLTRHINLVGHDIGTMVAYSYAAQHRNQVAKLVLTEAPIPDQSVYNFPALTPAGPGFWNFGFFNVTNGLPEAMVKGREQTWIDRFVAMLAVHKDRATEPAAVREYALRLSDSAHLRASFEWFRALNQDVADNKTYAKKPLEMPVLALGAESSLGTNVPDQVRKYARNIQGGVVADSGHWIFEEQPQEMTRLLLNFLAKA, from the coding sequence ATGAAAAACTTCATACGCCCGTGGCGTATCGCCCTCACCATGCTGATGGCCACAGCGCTCATCGCAGCGACGACCTCCCTCATCACAACCTCCACCGCAGCCGCCTCCCCGGAGACGGCAGGGGCGCGGCCGCCGGCCGGATTTGCCGAACACATCGCCCACGTCAACGGCATCAACGTGGACTACGTCCGCGGCGGTCATGGACCCACCCTCGTCCTCCTGCACGGCTATCCGGAGACGTGGTACGAGTGGAAAGCGGTCATGCCCGCCCTCGCCAAGCACTACACCGTCATCGCACCCGACCTGCGCGGCGCCGGCAGATCCAGCGCGCCTCGCGACGGCTACGACAAGAAGACGATGGCCGAGGACCTGCACGCACTGCTGGTCCGACTCGGTCTTACCCGGCACATCAACCTGGTGGGCCACGACATCGGCACCATGGTGGCCTACTCCTACGCCGCCCAGCACCGTAACCAGGTCGCCAAGTTGGTACTCACCGAGGCACCGATACCGGACCAGAGCGTCTACAACTTCCCCGCACTCACCCCCGCAGGGCCCGGCTTCTGGAACTTCGGATTCTTCAACGTCACCAACGGCCTTCCCGAAGCGATGGTCAAGGGGCGCGAGCAGACGTGGATCGACCGGTTCGTGGCCATGCTCGCCGTTCACAAGGACCGTGCCACCGAGCCCGCCGCCGTGCGGGAGTACGCCCTACGGCTGAGTGACAGCGCCCACCTGCGGGCGAGCTTCGAGTGGTTCCGGGCGCTCAACCAGGACGTCGCCGACAACAAGACGTACGCCAAGAAGCCGCTGGAGATGCCGGTGCTGGCCCTGGGAGCCGAGAGCAGTCTCGGAACGAACGTTCCCGACCAGGTCCGGAAGTATGCCCGGAATATCCAGGGTGGCGTGGTCGCCGACTCCGGCCACTGGATCTTCGAGGAGCAGCCACAGGAGATGACGCGGCTGCTGCTGAACTTCCTCGCCAAGGCCTGA
- a CDS encoding hexameric tyrosine-coordinated heme protein: MNRVPDEALILVPGGTLVTSTPEDGRALAIAIARNTVHTIQPDLDVLKAGRPGYAGGPDGLIAAAQVVALEFATIAAANGYWR; the protein is encoded by the coding sequence ATGAACCGAGTTCCCGACGAAGCCCTGATCCTGGTTCCCGGCGGCACCCTCGTCACCAGCACCCCCGAAGACGGCCGGGCTCTGGCCATCGCGATAGCCCGCAACACCGTGCACACCATCCAGCCCGACCTTGACGTACTCAAGGCCGGACGGCCCGGGTACGCCGGTGGCCCCGACGGGCTGATCGCAGCTGCCCAGGTCGTAGCACTGGAGTTCGCCACGATCGCGGCAGCCAACGGCTACTGGCGTTGA
- a CDS encoding helix-turn-helix domain-containing protein, with the protein MPVGQRPAYWREALSRTFSAVDIVLPDNVYSGTIRTSQLGSLRVATVECDGLYCVRNSRLISQGNSEDVIVRLQGRGVARLEQGAREVYLHPGEIVLYDMTRPHRMDFPEPQQTKSLVLPRRLLGLEESDLQRLTAIPIRPDTALGALLSPFLSRLVDTAQTYPSHIGELLARNAVDLLTALADERLGRRTGETPGADRALLVRIQAYIGRHLADPDLTPKAIARTHHISERYLHKLFEQTDVTVGRWIQRRRVEECRRELAHPEAAGHTVAALARRWGFTSAAHFSRVFRAVYGMSPREWRDAGSMCGVSKTRSEPLDPGLHLARPGAEF; encoded by the coding sequence GTGCCAGTCGGCCAGAGGCCCGCGTACTGGCGCGAAGCCCTGTCCCGGACTTTCTCCGCCGTCGACATCGTCCTCCCCGACAATGTGTACTCGGGCACCATCCGTACTTCCCAGCTGGGGAGTCTGCGGGTCGCCACAGTGGAATGCGATGGTCTGTACTGCGTACGCAACTCGCGCCTGATTTCCCAGGGCAACAGCGAGGACGTGATCGTACGACTCCAGGGCAGGGGCGTCGCCCGACTCGAGCAGGGCGCCCGCGAGGTCTACCTGCATCCGGGCGAGATCGTCCTGTACGACATGACACGCCCCCACCGAATGGACTTCCCCGAGCCCCAACAGACGAAATCCCTCGTCCTCCCGCGGCGACTCCTGGGGCTGGAGGAGTCCGACCTGCAACGGCTCACGGCGATACCCATCCGCCCCGACACAGCCCTGGGCGCGCTGCTGTCACCCTTTCTTTCCAGGCTCGTGGACACGGCGCAAACGTACCCGTCCCATATCGGTGAACTGCTGGCCCGTAACGCCGTGGACCTTCTCACGGCCCTGGCCGATGAACGCCTGGGCCGACGGACGGGCGAGACACCCGGTGCCGACCGGGCATTGCTCGTGCGGATCCAGGCGTACATCGGCCGACACCTCGCCGATCCGGACCTGACCCCGAAGGCCATAGCCCGAACCCACCACATCTCGGAGCGCTACCTGCACAAGCTCTTCGAGCAGACTGACGTCACCGTGGGCCGGTGGATTCAGCGCCGCAGGGTGGAGGAGTGCCGGCGTGAACTTGCCCATCCGGAAGCGGCCGGCCACACCGTGGCCGCCCTGGCACGCCGATGGGGTTTCACCAGCGCCGCCCACTTCAGCCGGGTGTTCCGAGCTGTGTACGGGATGTCCCCCAGGGAGTGGCGGGACGCGGGCAGCATGTGCGGGGTATCGAAGACACGGTCTGAGCCGCTCGATCCGGGCTTGCACCTTGCCCGTCCTGGGGCCGAGTTCTGA
- a CDS encoding MBL fold metallo-hydrolase, which produces MPDYGPVPAASVGPALNADGYFVGRVEGNLSSVTDGYYQAMFLATREGVVLVDAPPTIGRNLLRAIDDVTRVTGTPGQVTHLIYSHSHADHIGAASLWGKNVERIGHTETRRLLRRAGDPNRPAPTTTFDDRMVLHVGEERLELAHHGPNHAPDNIFVYALRQKTLMLVDVIYPGWAPFKNLAVSQDIPGWIRAHYIAMSYPWRTLVGGHLGHLGRRADGETQQ; this is translated from the coding sequence TTGCCCGACTACGGGCCGGTGCCCGCGGCCTCGGTCGGTCCCGCGCTCAACGCGGACGGCTATTTCGTCGGCCGCGTCGAAGGCAACCTCTCCTCGGTGACCGACGGCTATTACCAGGCGATGTTCCTCGCCACCCGGGAAGGCGTCGTGCTGGTGGACGCGCCGCCGACCATCGGCCGCAACCTCCTACGCGCCATCGACGACGTCACTCGCGTCACCGGCACCCCCGGCCAGGTGACCCACCTGATCTACTCCCACTCGCACGCCGACCACATCGGGGCCGCCTCGCTGTGGGGCAAGAACGTCGAGCGCATCGGCCACACCGAGACCCGTCGCCTGCTGCGGCGCGCTGGTGACCCCAATCGGCCCGCTCCCACGACCACTTTCGACGACCGGATGGTCCTGCATGTCGGAGAGGAGCGGCTGGAGCTGGCCCATCACGGACCGAACCACGCTCCCGACAACATCTTCGTCTACGCCCTACGCCAGAAGACGCTCATGCTCGTCGACGTGATCTATCCGGGCTGGGCGCCTTTCAAGAACCTTGCGGTCTCCCAGGACATACCGGGCTGGATCCGTGCCCACTACATTGCGATGAGTTACCCATGGCGGACGCTGGTCGGCGGTCACCTCGGCCATCTCGGCCGCCGCGCCGACGGCGAGACCCAGCAGTAG
- a CDS encoding SsgA family sporulation/cell division regulator: MGSRRPRDEDRSSSFRRQPDLYLTLRQRGSPPSTLPVRARFRYDPAFAFAVSVDFATMACTTTWVFSRDLLAEGLLRPSGEGDIWFEPPCPYHRRETLHIGLKGRDGGVLLETDVAPVHDWLAGTSAVVPAGTEGRSIDWDASFEHLHAKREPWRDAPSAAGPAPGAQSTAVRQDHE; the protein is encoded by the coding sequence ATGGGCAGCCGCCGACCCCGCGACGAGGATCGGTCCTCATCGTTTCGACGCCAACCGGATCTGTATCTGACCCTGCGGCAGCGTGGTTCCCCGCCGTCGACGCTGCCCGTCCGCGCCCGTTTCCGCTACGACCCGGCATTCGCGTTCGCGGTCTCCGTCGACTTCGCCACGATGGCCTGCACCACGACCTGGGTCTTCTCCCGGGACCTGCTTGCCGAGGGTCTGCTGCGTCCGAGCGGTGAGGGAGACATTTGGTTCGAGCCGCCGTGTCCGTACCACCGGCGGGAGACGTTGCACATCGGTCTGAAGGGTCGGGACGGCGGAGTGCTGCTCGAGACTGACGTCGCTCCGGTTCATGACTGGCTGGCGGGCACTTCCGCCGTGGTCCCCGCCGGAACCGAGGGCCGATCGATCGACTGGGACGCCTCCTTCGAACACCTGCACGCGAAGCGGGAGCCGTGGCGAGACGCGCCGTCTGCCGCAGGTCCAGCCCCCGGTGCGCAATCCACCGCGGTCCGACAGGATCACGAATGA